In Papaver somniferum cultivar HN1 chromosome 1, ASM357369v1, whole genome shotgun sequence, a genomic segment contains:
- the LOC113294055 gene encoding probable ubiquitin-like-specific protease 2A isoform X1: MKRKSSEKKGVDVYSFSEDDAKIEHESKTNMKKYQNSFINFNDKIKKAIKDTSPITKYTFLQAFSREPKYAQVGTSEPSIVEVDSSHSGHKGRRKSNSGDKHEIKSLKARATLTEDSFTKERISGLNDILVADTSGSGQIVLSSSDSDDSANIFHEGSSASSCQVKDSSLGVPSAGKVHTISPDLPSNLQNDSLEVMSDDEICIRQSSPQIRSSVIGENEGYLEDSSSDHNSSESDRENINMEVTVSPDLLKYEDKHGKRTCSESLLTFSHSCIKLECTNSYGKRESFSSEWAISQVFSIESQWFLPVQTALVKICIRPITEKDEDVNDDPGLLELQFAVFDTCWLEKHERIYSLDARYRALWKLALDNDTWEVGFSGESSSSSSKHYSPNIDEHFEGVIYPQGDPDAVIITKRDIELLQPMRFLNDTIIDFYIKYLKNMIPPEDGHRFHFFNSFFFRKLADLDQDLPSAYQGREAFQRVRKWTRKVNLFEKDYIFIPINFHHHWSLIIICHPGEVAKSKGEDVDNPIKVPCILHMNSIEGSHRGIMKVIQSYLWEEWNERTAGASEDCLSKFHNLRFVNLEVPQQENSYDCGLFLLHYVECFLQEAPVNFSLFDIAKDSTFLNVNWFVPAEASRKRSVIIDLINELAENRGRGHTATTNNEQHDLPVGNTENDSGQDRGIALVSEAGTSGRTFHADSSFSIAGLRIENELRVPNAGSFTEAEYRTDSFQQLNGIASLLQENDEQIANAPPAEIDSQPLEVALYDEVEVSVEQEEDENEGYNMETSSLGSHDEIESGTDLHHLPTNNSKEQEVSEKRRSVSPEDGRCIAGIPAAASSHERPEDLIAEDSQEVNTMMVENVRCMVGSPAHERLEDRIVEDSQEVNMTMGENVVCIVGNPAHERLEDRIVEDSQEVDMVMADSVLV; encoded by the exons ATGAAGAGGAAATCATCTGAGAAAAAAGGAGTTGATGTTTATAGTTTTAGCGAagatgatgcaaagatagaacaTGAGTCTAAAACAAATATgaagaaataccaaaattctTTTATAAATTTCAATGACAAAATCAAAAAAGCTATTAAAGATACTTCCCCAATTACCAAGTATACTTTTCTCCAAGCAT TTAGCAGGGAACCCAAGTATGCACAAGTTGGAACCAGTGAACCATCAATTGTTGAAGTCGACTCGAGTCATAGTGGTCATAAAGGCAGAAGAAAGAGCAATAGTGGTGACAAACACGAGATAAAGAGTCTGAAGGCCCGTGCCACATTGACAGAAGACAGTTTTACTAAAGAAAGAATTTCTGGGCTAAATGATATTCTGGTAGCGGATACAAGTGGTAGTGGACAAATTGTTCTTAGTAGTTCAGATAGCGATGACTCTGCAAATATCTTTCATGAGGGTTCGAGCGCAAGTTCATGTCAAGTGAAGGACTCAAGTCTTGGAGTACCTTCGGCTGGGAAGGTACATACCATTTCACCGGATCTTCCATCTAAT cTGCAGAATGATTCTCTAGAAGTGATGTCAGATGACGAAATATGTATTAGACAAAGCTCTCCACAGATTCGTTCTTCTGTTAtaggagaaaatgaag GTTATTTAGAAGACTCTTCTTCAGATCACAATTCCAGTGAATCGGATAGG GAAAATATAAATATGGAGGTCACTGTGTCCCCAGATTTGCTGAAATACGAGGACAAACATGGGAAAAGAACTTGTTCGGAGTCTTTGTTAACTTTTTCTCACAGTTGCATTAAGCTTGAGTGTACAAATTCATACGGAAAGAGGGAGTCATTCAGCTCTGAGTGGGCAATTTCTCAGGTTTTTAGTATTGAGAGTCAGTGGTTCTTACCG GTTCAGACGGCTCTCGTTAAGATATGCATAAGGCCAATTACTGAGAAGGATGAAGATGTTAATGATGATCCAG GTCTTTTGGAGTTACAGTTTGCAGTTTTTGACACTTGTTGGCTAGAGAAACATGAGAGAATTTATTCACTGGATGCAAGATACAGGGCCCTGTGGAAACTCGCACTTGA TAATGATACATGGGAAGTTGGTTTCAGTGGGGAAAGCAGCTCATCTTCTTCAAAACATTATAGTCCCAA TATTGATGAGCACTTCGAAGGTGTTATCTATCCACAAGGCGATCCTGATGCTGTTATTATTACAAAGAGGGACATTGAACTATTACAACCTATGAGATTCCTAAATGATACAATTATCGACTTCTACATTAA ATATCTGAAGAATATGATTCCACCAGAGGATGGGCATAGGTTTCACTTCTTTAATAGTTTTTTCTTCCGGAAGCTAGCTGATTTGGACCAAGATCTGCCTAGTGCTTATCAAGGTAGGGAAGCTTTTCAGCGTGTTCGCAAATGGACAAGGAAAGTGAATCTGTTTGAAAAGGATTACATCTTCATACCCATAAACTTCCA TCACCATTGGAGTTTAATTATCATTTGTCACCCTGGTGAAGTGGCTAAATCAAAAG GAGAAGATGTTGACAATCCTATTAAAGTACCATGCATATTGCACATGAATTCTATTGAAGGAAGTCATAGGGGAATCATGAAAGTTATTCAAAG TTACCTCTGGGAAGAGTGGAATGAGAGAACAGCAGGAGCTTCGGAAGATTGCTTGTCGAAGTTCCATAACTTGCGATTTGTTAATCTAGAG GTGCCGCAGCAAGAAAATTCATATGATTGTGGCCTTTTCTTGCTTCACTATGTAGAATGCTTTCTTCAAGAAGCTCCAGTTAACTTCAGCCTTTTCGACATAGCGAAAGACTCTACCTTT CTTAATGTAAACTGGTTTGTACCTGCGGAGGCTTCTCGAAAACGATCGGTTATCATTGATCTAATCAATGAGCTTGCTGAAAATCGTGGTAGGGGACACACTGCTACAACTAACAATGAGCAGCATGACTTACCAGTAGGTAATACGGAAAATGACTCTGGGCAAGATCGTGGGATAGCATTGGTTTCTGAGGCTGGCACCTCGGGAAGAACTTTTCATGCTGATTCATCTTTTTCCATTGCCGGCCTGAGGATTGAAAATGAACTGCGGGTACCCAATGCAGGGTCTTTCACCGAAGCAGAGTATCGAACTGATTCTTTTCAGCAGCTAAATGGTATTGCTTCACTGTTACAG GAAAATGATGAGCAGATTGCGAATGCACCACCTGCTGAAATAGATTCTCAGCCTCTCGAGGTTGCATTATATGATGAAGTAGAGGTGTCAGTGGAACAGGAAGAAGACGAAAATGAAGGGTACAACATGGAAACCTCTAGTTTGGGATCCCATGATGAAATTGAATCAGGCACAGATTTGCATCATCTTCCAACTAATAATTCAAAAGAGCAAGAAGTATCAGAGAAACGAAGATCAGTGTCTCCAGAAGATGGTAGGTGCATAGCGGGAATCCCAGCTGCAGCTTCATCTCATGAGAGGCCAGAGGACTTAATAGCTGAAGATTCTCAAGAGGTGAATACGATGATGGTTGAAAATGTTAGGTGCATGGTGGGAAGCCCAGCTCATGAGAGGCTGGAGGACCGTATAGTTGAAGATTCTCAAGAGGTAAATATGACGATGGGTGAAAATGTTGTGTGCATAGTGGGAAACCCAGCTCATGAGAGGCTGGAGGACCGTATAGTTGAAGATTCTCAAGAGGTGGATATGGTGATGGCTGATAGCGTTCTTGTGTAA
- the LOC113294055 gene encoding probable ubiquitin-like-specific protease 2A isoform X2 has protein sequence MKRKSSEKKGVDVYSFSEDDAKIEHESKTNMKKYQNSFINFNDKIKKAIKDTSPITKYTFLQAFSREPKYAQVGTSEPSIVEVDSSHSGHKGRRKSNSGDKHEIKSLKARATLTEDSFTKERISGLNDILVADTSGSGQIVLSSSDSDDSANIFHEGSSASSCQVKDSSLGVPSAGKLQNDSLEVMSDDEICIRQSSPQIRSSVIGENEGYLEDSSSDHNSSESDRENINMEVTVSPDLLKYEDKHGKRTCSESLLTFSHSCIKLECTNSYGKRESFSSEWAISQVFSIESQWFLPVQTALVKICIRPITEKDEDVNDDPGLLELQFAVFDTCWLEKHERIYSLDARYRALWKLALDNDTWEVGFSGESSSSSSKHYSPNIDEHFEGVIYPQGDPDAVIITKRDIELLQPMRFLNDTIIDFYIKYLKNMIPPEDGHRFHFFNSFFFRKLADLDQDLPSAYQGREAFQRVRKWTRKVNLFEKDYIFIPINFHHHWSLIIICHPGEVAKSKGEDVDNPIKVPCILHMNSIEGSHRGIMKVIQSYLWEEWNERTAGASEDCLSKFHNLRFVNLEVPQQENSYDCGLFLLHYVECFLQEAPVNFSLFDIAKDSTFLNVNWFVPAEASRKRSVIIDLINELAENRGRGHTATTNNEQHDLPVGNTENDSGQDRGIALVSEAGTSGRTFHADSSFSIAGLRIENELRVPNAGSFTEAEYRTDSFQQLNGIASLLQENDEQIANAPPAEIDSQPLEVALYDEVEVSVEQEEDENEGYNMETSSLGSHDEIESGTDLHHLPTNNSKEQEVSEKRRSVSPEDGRCIAGIPAAASSHERPEDLIAEDSQEVNTMMVENVRCMVGSPAHERLEDRIVEDSQEVNMTMGENVVCIVGNPAHERLEDRIVEDSQEVDMVMADSVLV, from the exons ATGAAGAGGAAATCATCTGAGAAAAAAGGAGTTGATGTTTATAGTTTTAGCGAagatgatgcaaagatagaacaTGAGTCTAAAACAAATATgaagaaataccaaaattctTTTATAAATTTCAATGACAAAATCAAAAAAGCTATTAAAGATACTTCCCCAATTACCAAGTATACTTTTCTCCAAGCAT TTAGCAGGGAACCCAAGTATGCACAAGTTGGAACCAGTGAACCATCAATTGTTGAAGTCGACTCGAGTCATAGTGGTCATAAAGGCAGAAGAAAGAGCAATAGTGGTGACAAACACGAGATAAAGAGTCTGAAGGCCCGTGCCACATTGACAGAAGACAGTTTTACTAAAGAAAGAATTTCTGGGCTAAATGATATTCTGGTAGCGGATACAAGTGGTAGTGGACAAATTGTTCTTAGTAGTTCAGATAGCGATGACTCTGCAAATATCTTTCATGAGGGTTCGAGCGCAAGTTCATGTCAAGTGAAGGACTCAAGTCTTGGAGTACCTTCGGCTGGGAAG cTGCAGAATGATTCTCTAGAAGTGATGTCAGATGACGAAATATGTATTAGACAAAGCTCTCCACAGATTCGTTCTTCTGTTAtaggagaaaatgaag GTTATTTAGAAGACTCTTCTTCAGATCACAATTCCAGTGAATCGGATAGG GAAAATATAAATATGGAGGTCACTGTGTCCCCAGATTTGCTGAAATACGAGGACAAACATGGGAAAAGAACTTGTTCGGAGTCTTTGTTAACTTTTTCTCACAGTTGCATTAAGCTTGAGTGTACAAATTCATACGGAAAGAGGGAGTCATTCAGCTCTGAGTGGGCAATTTCTCAGGTTTTTAGTATTGAGAGTCAGTGGTTCTTACCG GTTCAGACGGCTCTCGTTAAGATATGCATAAGGCCAATTACTGAGAAGGATGAAGATGTTAATGATGATCCAG GTCTTTTGGAGTTACAGTTTGCAGTTTTTGACACTTGTTGGCTAGAGAAACATGAGAGAATTTATTCACTGGATGCAAGATACAGGGCCCTGTGGAAACTCGCACTTGA TAATGATACATGGGAAGTTGGTTTCAGTGGGGAAAGCAGCTCATCTTCTTCAAAACATTATAGTCCCAA TATTGATGAGCACTTCGAAGGTGTTATCTATCCACAAGGCGATCCTGATGCTGTTATTATTACAAAGAGGGACATTGAACTATTACAACCTATGAGATTCCTAAATGATACAATTATCGACTTCTACATTAA ATATCTGAAGAATATGATTCCACCAGAGGATGGGCATAGGTTTCACTTCTTTAATAGTTTTTTCTTCCGGAAGCTAGCTGATTTGGACCAAGATCTGCCTAGTGCTTATCAAGGTAGGGAAGCTTTTCAGCGTGTTCGCAAATGGACAAGGAAAGTGAATCTGTTTGAAAAGGATTACATCTTCATACCCATAAACTTCCA TCACCATTGGAGTTTAATTATCATTTGTCACCCTGGTGAAGTGGCTAAATCAAAAG GAGAAGATGTTGACAATCCTATTAAAGTACCATGCATATTGCACATGAATTCTATTGAAGGAAGTCATAGGGGAATCATGAAAGTTATTCAAAG TTACCTCTGGGAAGAGTGGAATGAGAGAACAGCAGGAGCTTCGGAAGATTGCTTGTCGAAGTTCCATAACTTGCGATTTGTTAATCTAGAG GTGCCGCAGCAAGAAAATTCATATGATTGTGGCCTTTTCTTGCTTCACTATGTAGAATGCTTTCTTCAAGAAGCTCCAGTTAACTTCAGCCTTTTCGACATAGCGAAAGACTCTACCTTT CTTAATGTAAACTGGTTTGTACCTGCGGAGGCTTCTCGAAAACGATCGGTTATCATTGATCTAATCAATGAGCTTGCTGAAAATCGTGGTAGGGGACACACTGCTACAACTAACAATGAGCAGCATGACTTACCAGTAGGTAATACGGAAAATGACTCTGGGCAAGATCGTGGGATAGCATTGGTTTCTGAGGCTGGCACCTCGGGAAGAACTTTTCATGCTGATTCATCTTTTTCCATTGCCGGCCTGAGGATTGAAAATGAACTGCGGGTACCCAATGCAGGGTCTTTCACCGAAGCAGAGTATCGAACTGATTCTTTTCAGCAGCTAAATGGTATTGCTTCACTGTTACAG GAAAATGATGAGCAGATTGCGAATGCACCACCTGCTGAAATAGATTCTCAGCCTCTCGAGGTTGCATTATATGATGAAGTAGAGGTGTCAGTGGAACAGGAAGAAGACGAAAATGAAGGGTACAACATGGAAACCTCTAGTTTGGGATCCCATGATGAAATTGAATCAGGCACAGATTTGCATCATCTTCCAACTAATAATTCAAAAGAGCAAGAAGTATCAGAGAAACGAAGATCAGTGTCTCCAGAAGATGGTAGGTGCATAGCGGGAATCCCAGCTGCAGCTTCATCTCATGAGAGGCCAGAGGACTTAATAGCTGAAGATTCTCAAGAGGTGAATACGATGATGGTTGAAAATGTTAGGTGCATGGTGGGAAGCCCAGCTCATGAGAGGCTGGAGGACCGTATAGTTGAAGATTCTCAAGAGGTAAATATGACGATGGGTGAAAATGTTGTGTGCATAGTGGGAAACCCAGCTCATGAGAGGCTGGAGGACCGTATAGTTGAAGATTCTCAAGAGGTGGATATGGTGATGGCTGATAGCGTTCTTGTGTAA
- the LOC113294072 gene encoding O-fucosyltransferase 31-like yields MFYSLNNGGVFVGLLVLLLPVFFPNLFTPLGHASPSIFSEWNTPKPRHLPLLKGALQHKTKYAQRSDLWSPLARQGYKPCFDSPTTHVLPEKSEGYIQVFLDGGLNQQRMGICDAVAVAKILNATLVIPHLEVNPVWKDSSSFSEIFDVDHFIDVLKDEISIVKELPKEYSWSSREYYATAIRATRIKTAPVHASANWYLENVIPVLQSYGIAAIAPFSHRLAFEEVSRDIQRLRCKVNFQALTFVPHIKSLGDALVSRLRYPSGKYLRQKTSEIERQGDGKFVVLHLRFDKDMAAHSACDFGGGKAEKLALAKYRQVLWQGRVLNSQFTDEELRNQGRCPLTPEEIGLLLTALGFDNSTRLYLASHKVYGGEARISTLRKLFPFMEDKKSLASAEERANIDGKASLLAALDYYVSMKSDIFISASPGNMHNALVGHRTYENLKTIKPSMTLLGQLFLNKSMGWSEFQQAVQEGHRNRQGQIRLRKKKQSIYTYPAPDCMCQA; encoded by the exons ATGTTTTATTCGTTGAATAATGGTGGAGTTTTTGTGGGTCTTTTAGTGCTTCTTCTACCAGTTTTCTTTCCTAATCTATTTACTCCTTTGGGTCATGCTTCTCCTTCTATCTTCTCT GAATGGAATACTCCTAAACCAAGGCACTTGCCTCTATTGAAGGGTGCTTTACAACACAAAACT AAATACGCACAGCGTTCCGATCTTTGGTCTCCTCTGGCAAGACAAGGATATAAACCATGTTTTGATTCTCCAACTACCCATG TCTTGCCCGAGAAATCTGAAGGATATATCCAAGTATTTCTGGATGGAGGGTTGAACCAACAGAGAATGGGG ATTTGTGATGCAGTGGCAGTTGCTAAAATATTGAATGCGACACTAGTTATTCCACACCTTGAAGTGAATCCTGTTTGGAAAGATTCAAG CTCATTCTCCGAAATTTTTGACGTGGATCACTTCATTGATGTTCTCAAGGATGAAATATCTATAGTTAAGGAACTCCCAAAAGAGTATTCCTGGAGCTCAAGAGAATACTATGCTACGGCAATTCGAGCTACTAGAATTAAAACAGCTCCAGTTCATGCTTCAGCTAATTGGTATCTGGAAAATGTAATACCTGTATTACAGAG TTATGGCATTGCTGCTATTGCTCCATTTTCTCACCGCCTGGCATTTGAAGAGGTGTCAAGGGACATCCAGCGCTTGCGTTGTAAAGTCAACTTTCAAGCGTTGACATTTGTTCCTCATATCAAATCGTTAGGAGATGCTCTTGTCAGTCGCCTTCGATATCCATCTGGAAAGTACCTGCGGCAAAAAACATCTGAGATTGAAAGACAAGGAGACGGGAAGTTTGTCGTGCTTCATCTTCGGTTTGACAAG GATATGGCTGCCCATTCAGCATGTGACTTTGGTGGGGGTAAAGCTGAAAAGCTTGCTCTGGCTAAATACCGCCAAGTACTCTGGCAAGGAAGGGTGCTAAACTCTCAGTTCACTGACGAGGAACTAAGAAACCAAGGACGTTGCCCATTAACCCCTGAAGAGATTGGATTACTTCTCACAGCTTTGGGCTTTGACAACAGTACTCGGCTCTATCTCGCTTCCCACAAG GTCTACGGTGGTGAAGCAAGAATCTCAACATTGCGCAAGCTGTTTCCATTCATGGAAGACAAGAAAAGCCTTGCATCTGCAGAGGAACGTGCCAACATTGATGGCAAGGCCTCGCTACTAGCTGCGCTTGATTACTATGTGAGCATGAAGAGTGACATCTTCATATCAGCTTCACCCGGAAATATGCACAATGCCTTG GTGGGACACAGAACTTACGAgaacctaaaaacaataaagcCAAGCATGACATTATTGGGCCAGCTCTTCTTGAATAAGAGCATGGGATGGTCCGAGTTCCAGCAGGCAGTCCAGGAGGGGCACAGAAACAGGCAAGGACAGATTAGGTTGAGGAAGAAGAagcaatctatttatacataTCCAGCTCCCGACTGCATGTGCCAGGCTTAA
- the LOC113294065 gene encoding mechanosensitive ion channel protein 2, chloroplastic-like, translating into MMAVAGSVRLSYELGTHKKCGFTNQSEGLFGRGRLRVSPFFLSSRGSQLDALSLHLSGNVQRPISYVTSRYDIVKCRSFLIPAQANEIPILKTAISTATRSYNAFRGSPLLLKVVSAVSILAFTVWGLAPLMRLSRNLFLHKSDNTNNWKKSQTHYVMTSYLQPLLLWTGASLICGALDPIILPSEASQAVKQRLLIFVRSLSTVLAFAYCLSSLIQQAQKFCMEAVDFNDTRNMGFQFAGKAIYTAVWVAAVSLFMELLGFSTQKWLTAGGLGTVLLTLAGREIFTNFLSSAMIHATRPFITNEWIQTKIEGYEVSGTVEHVGWWSPTIIRGEDREAVHIPNHKFTVNVVRNLTQKTHWRIKTHLAISHLDVNKINNIVADMRKVLAKNPQVEQQKLHRRVFLENIDPENQALLILISCFVKTSHHEEYLCVKEAILLDLLRVISHHRARLATPIRTVQKIYNDPDMENIPFAETIYASPRAARNRPFLLIEPSYKINGDEKSKSQPRSARKNEEQDTKVSSSDVLAVVKDAGKSLESKTDNKVTSDSKAGPQAVASSSDLKAGTKVDLTTSVSDPKADAKGPEKSTSDTKGPSPISDGSAQKNPEKKHKKGTSGDVRQKNSNTDTTPTTSASSTLKKQLQVLDSLAQSSSDATRVKAASDNSPASELGGAKTEGSPAVAHAKQENERPRPAMEENIVLGVALDGSKRTLPIEEEEDPSVPSSSTPGEAKELAARRNGNGSSSATKDQKGHFPSVPGAMLADHQRDPEK; encoded by the exons ATGATGGCTGTTGCTGGTTCCGTGAGATTGTCTTATGAATTGGGAACTCATAAAAAATGTGGTTTCACTAACCAATCCGAG GGTTTGTTTGGAAGAGGCCGGTTACGCGTATCACCTTTTTTCCTTTCGTCTCGTGGTTCG CAACTAGATGCTTTGAGTCTTCATCTCTCTGGAAATGTACAGCGGCCAATAAGTTATGTCACTTCTAGATACGACATTGTCAAGTGCCGTTCTTTCCTAATACCTGCTCAAGCAAACGAAATACCTATTCTTAAAACTGCCATCTCAACTGCAACAAG ATCATACAATGCTTTTCGTGGAAGTCCTCTCCTCCTCAAGGTGGTCTCAGCAGTCAGTATCCTAGCTTTCACTGTATGGGGCCTGGCACCACTTATGCGTCTCAGCAGGAACTTGTTTCTTCAT AAGAGTGATAACACCAATAATTGGAAAAAAAGCCAAACACATTATGTGATGACTTCAtatctccaacctttacttttgTGGACAGGGGCCTCCCTTATCTGCGG GGCACTAGATCCCATAATTTTACCTTCAGAAGCTAGCCAGGCTGTTAAACAACGCCTTTTGATTTTCGTGAGATCCTTGTCAACTGTACTGGCCTTCGCTTATTGTTTATCAAG CTTGATACAACAAGCCCAGAAATTCTGTATGGAGGCAGTTGACTTCAACGATACAAGAAAT ATGGGTTTTCAATTTGCTGGAAAAGCTATTTATACTGCAGTCTGGGTAGCAGCTGTTTCATTGTTCATGGAGTTGCTTGGGTTCTCTACACAGAAATGGCTTACTGCAGGAGGTCTTGGAACAGTACTTCTGACTCTTGCTGGACGTGAG ATATTCACAAACTTCCTATCAAGTGCAATGATTCATGCAACACGACCCTTCATCACAAATGAATGGATCCAAACAAAGATTGAAGGCTATGAAGTTTCCGGTACTGTTGAG CATGTAGGTTGGTGGTCACCAACAATCATAAGAGGTGAAGATCGTGAAGCAGTTCACATTCCAAATCACAAGTTTACAGTGAATGTTGTAAGGAATCTTACACAGAAGACTCATTGGCGTATCAAGACACACCTTGCCATCAGCCACTTGGATGTCAATAAGATTAAC AATATTGTAGCGGATATGCGCAAAGTCCTGGCAAAAAATCCTCAAGTAGAGCAGCAGAAGTTGCACAGAAGAGTGTTTTTGGAAAACATAGATCCAGAAAACCAAGCACTTTTG ATTTTAATATCTTGCTTTGTGAAGACCTCCCATCATGAAGAATACCTGTGTGTCAAG GAAGCTATTTTGTTGGATCTCCTCAGAGTCATCAGCCATCATCGTGCACGTCTTGCCACTCCAATTCGTACTGTTCAGAAAATATACAACGACCCTGACATGGAAAATATACCATTTGCCGAGACCATCTATGCTAGCCCTAGAGCTGCTAGGAACCGTCCATTTCTGCTGATTGAGCCATCGTACAAAATTAATGGagatgaaaaatcaaaatctcaACCTCGTTCAGCACGCAAGAACGAAGAGCAAGATACTAAGGTCTCATCATCTGATGTCCTGGCAGTTGTCAAGGATGCAGGGAAATCACTCGAATCAAAGACAGATAATAAAGTAACATCCGACTCCAAAGCAGGTCCACAGGCTGTAGCATCATCATCTGATTTGAAGGCAGGCACGAAGGTTGATTTGACAACATCAGTATCTGATCCCAAAGCCGATGCCAAGGGGCCAGAAAAGTCAACGTCTGACACAAAGGGACCGAGTCCAATTTCTGATGGTTCCGCTCAGAAAAACCCTGAGAAGAAACATAAGAAGGGTACTTCAGGAGACGTTCGGCAGAAGAACAGTAATACTGACACTACCCCGACAACATCTGCATCCTCTACACTCAAGAAACAACTCCAAGTCTTGGACTCATTGGCGCAAAGTTCTTCTGATGCTACCCGAGTAAAAGCAGCTTCTGATAACTCCCCAGCATCTGAACTGGGTGGTGCGAAAACAGAAGGAAGTCCAGCTGTGGCACACGCAAAGCAGGAAAATGAGAGGCCTCGGCCTGCCATGGAAGAGAACATTGTTCTTGGTGTTGCTTTAGATGGCTCGAAGCGAACCCTCCCAATTGAGGAAGAGGAAGACCCAAGCGTTCCCTCCTCATCTACTCCAGGGGAGGCTAAGGAATTGGCAGCACGCCGTAACGGAAATGGGTCTTCCTCGGCTACCAAAGACCAGAAAGGTCATTTCCCAtcagttcctggtgcgatgttagcTGATCATCAGCGGGATCCTGAGAAGTGA